The Anopheles coluzzii chromosome 2, AcolN3, whole genome shotgun sequence genome window below encodes:
- the LOC120950250 gene encoding elongation of very long chain fatty acids protein 4-like translates to MALVLRNIYQTFNYFFTEYKDPRIENYPLLGSPWPIVMIIILYLKFVNDWGRRLMKYQTPYDLTIVMNIYNLIQIFLNLYIGIVGGLNSYFDPDYSWSCETINQKDNPVRRKLIFITYLYFISKIIDLLDTVFFILRKKYNQITFLHTYHHAGMVAATYIFTKFLAGSHATLLGLINSFVHVIMYFYYFLTSFKPELKKSIWWKRHITQVQLIQFTILMLHFGVPLVGGYCDFPKTLLFIGFTQNMFMFTLFADFYIKTYIKKK, encoded by the exons ATGGCGTTGGTGCTGCGAAATATTTATCAAACATTCAATTACTTTTTCACCGAATACAAAG ATCCTCGAATCGAAAATTATCCCTTGTTAGGATCACCATGGCCAATcgtaatgataataatattatACCTAAAGTTCGTCAATGATTGGGGTCGCCGATTGATGAAATATCAGACTCCATATGATCTCACTATAGTTATGAATATATACAATCTGATACAGATATTTTTGAACCTTTACATTGGCATCGTAGGTGGTTTAAATTCTTATTTTGATCCTGACTATAGCTGGAGCTGTGAAACGATCAATCAAAAAGACAACCCAGTGAGGCGTAAACTTATATTCATCACGTatctttatttcatttcaaaaattaTCGACCTTCTAGATACG GTATTTTTCATATTGCGGAAAAAGTATAATCAAATTACTTTTCTTCATACGTATCATCATGCTGGAATGGTAGCTGCTACgtatatttttacaaaatttttaGCAG GAAGTCACGCAACACTTCTAGGACTTATAAATAGTTTTGTGCATGTCATCATGTATTTTTACTATTTCCTTACATCGTTTAAGCCTGAattgaaaaaatcaatttggTGGAAACGGCATATAACGCAAGTCCAGCTG ATCCAGTTTACTATTCTTATGCTACATTTTGGAGTTCCTTTGGTAGGAGGATATTGTGATTTCCCAAAAACTCTCCTGTTCATTGGTTTTACACAAAATATGTTCATGTTCACATTGTTTGCCGATTTTTACATCAAGACATACATTAAAAAGAAGTAA